GGTGATTATTGACATTAGCGATCGCAAACAAGCCGAGCAAATTCAAGAATTTCAGGCGGTAATTACCCGCAACATGGCCGAAGGTATTTGCGTGGTCAGGGCCGACAATGGCATCATTGCCTACGCCAACCGCAAGTTTGAGCAAATGTTTGGCTACGAACCCGGTGAGCTAGATGGGCAACATGTGTCGATCGTCAATTATGATACCGCTACCGTCAGTGCTGAAGCCGTCAACCAGGCCATTCGCCGGGCAGTTTTAGACAACCAGGAGGCCACCTACGAGGTGTACAACGTCAAAAAAGACGGCACGCCGTTTTGGTGCAGCGCCACAACCTCAGTCTTTGCCCATCCGGAGTATGGTGTAGTGCTGGTGGCCGTGCAGCAAGACATTAGCGATCGCAAAGAGTCTGAGGCCAAGCTCCAGGCCTCGCTTAAAGAAAAAGAGCTGCTGCTCAAAGAGATTTATCACCGCGTCAAAAATAATCTCCAAGTGATCTACAGCCTGCTCAACCTCCAGTCTCGCAACGTGTCTGACCCGGCGGCTCTATCGGTACTGCGCGATAGCCAAAGCCGGATCAGGGCCATGGCCCTGGTACATGAAAAGCTTTACAAATCCCCAGACCTAGCCCGCATCGATCTGGCCGACTACATCCAAAGTCTGGCCTACAGCCTGCTCGAAACCTATCGCACTGGCGGCCACCACATCACCCTACGGCTAGAGATTGAACCCTATAGTTTAGACATTGAAACCGCCCTGCCCTGCGGCCTCATGCTCACCGAGCTGATGTCCAATTCGCTTAAGTACGCCTTTCCTGGCGGGAGATCTGGCGAAATTGCCATCCTCTTATCGGTGAGCCCCGACCACCAAATTTCTCTGCGGGTACAAGACAACGGGGTGGGCCTACCCGACGACTTTGATTTGCAGCATATGTCGTCTTTGGGGCTGAGTCTGGTGCAAAATCTGTCTAAACAGATTAAAGGGAGCGTCGTCGTTTTGCCCCAACCCGTCGGCTCTGCCTTTCACATCACTTTTCCTGTGTAGGTTCCTATGGAAAAAAAGATCATTCTGGTCGTAGAAGATGAGGTTGTAATCGCCATGGATCTCCAGGCGACCCTGATTGAGCTAGGCTACGGTGTACCTGAGATTGTCACCTCGGGCAAGGCGGCTATTCAAACCGCCCTGGCGCTGCGCCCCGATCTGATCTTGATGGATATTCACCTGAATGAGTCTCTAGACGGCATTGATGCTGCTACTGAAATCACTAAAACCCTGGATATTCCAATTATTTATTTGACCGCCTACGCCGATGAAGAAACCCTTAAACGGGCCAGCCTTACCACCCCCTTCGGCTACATTCTCAAACCCTTTGAGGCCCGAGAGCTGAGCGCCAATATTGAAATTGCCATCTATAAACACCAGCTCGATCAAACCATTAAAGACAATCGCCGCTGGCTGCTCGCCGTGCTCAACAGCATCAGCGAAGGTGTCGCTGCCAGCGACACCAAAGGCCTGATTAAGTTTATCAACCCGGTGGCCGAGGCTCTCACCGGCTGGTCGCAAGCCGAGGCCGTGGGGCGATCGCCCGCCGAGGTGTTTCATTTTATTGACGAGGTCACCCGCAAGCTGATCGAAAACCCGCTGCTAAAATCCCTAGAGGAAGATAGGGTCGTATCCCGACAAGAGCTTGTGCTGCTGCGCGCTAAAACGGGAGCCGAAACCCCCGTCGTAGACAGTACCGCCCCCATCTACAACGACCGAGGCCGGGCTGAGGGTGCAGTTATG
This sequence is a window from Candidatus Obscuribacterales bacterium. Protein-coding genes within it:
- a CDS encoding PAS domain S-box protein; the protein is QRALVDLRQAKAELEQRVDERTTELRRLNDDLQQSELTLRSFFDSAVMPMGIVELHGNDIVHLSDNGAAAEFFGTTPQAMQHRLASDLGIPVATIERWIAYYREAERTQAPVRFEYCHDDPKGARWLSGSVCPIAVSSSGRSQFSYIVEDITDRKQAEATLARREEQLRLTIDFTHIGTWDWDLRQDTVIWNDNHFKLLGLDPPTTADPYQSWRSAIHPDDLARVEQALQDALHQHTDYETEYRVFHPDGTLRWLVGRGRGLYDADQQPIRMLGVIIDISDRKQAEQIQEFQAVITRNMAEGICVVRADNGIIAYANRKFEQMFGYEPGELDGQHVSIVNYDTATVSAEAVNQAIRRAVLDNQEATYEVYNVKKDGTPFWCSATTSVFAHPEYGVVLVAVQQDISDRKESEAKLQASLKEKELLLKEIYHRVKNNLQVIYSLLNLQSRNVSDPAALSVLRDSQSRIRAMALVHEKLYKSPDLARIDLADYIQSLAYSLLETYRTGGHHITLRLEIEPYSLDIETALPCGLMLTELMSNSLKYAFPGGRSGEIAILLSVSPDHQISLRVQDNGVGLPDDFDLQHMSSLGLSLVQNLSKQIKGSVVVLPQPVGSAFHITFPV
- a CDS encoding diguanylate cyclase; translation: MEKKIILVVEDEVVIAMDLQATLIELGYGVPEIVTSGKAAIQTALALRPDLILMDIHLNESLDGIDAATEITKTLDIPIIYLTAYADEETLKRASLTTPFGYILKPFEARELSANIEIAIYKHQLDQTIKDNRRWLLAVLNSISEGVAASDTKGLIKFINPVAEALTGWSQAEAVGRSPAEVFHFIDEVTRKLIENPLLKSLEEDRVVSRQELVLLRAKTGAETPVVDSTAPIYNDRGRAEGAVMVVRDSTEQRRMEAHLAHIALHDDLTQLPNRTLFLDRLQQAIDRHQRSPAVSFVVMLLDLDRFKTINDTLGHLLGDQLLIDVAQRLQTCLRAMDT